The following proteins come from a genomic window of Musa acuminata AAA Group cultivar baxijiao chromosome BXJ1-7, Cavendish_Baxijiao_AAA, whole genome shotgun sequence:
- the LOC135678500 gene encoding heat shock 70 kDa protein 14-like isoform X3, with protein sequence MEAYVYNMRNKLYDKYQDFVTPTEKEALIMKLQEVEDWLCEDGEDETTGVYVAKLKELKKTGDPVEERYKEWTERGPAIDQLAYCINSFREAVLSNAPKFDQIDLAEKQKAMSKSILAFAPDQVINECGEAESMVMGEETAAGCFT encoded by the exons ATGGAGGCATATGTGTACAATATGCGAAACAAG CTATATGACAAATATCAGGATTTTGTAACGCCAACAGAGAAGGAAGCCCTTATCATGAAGCTTCAGGAAGTTGAGGATTGGTTGTGTGAAGATGGAGAGGATGAAACAACGGGTGTTTATGTTGCTAAGTTGAAGGAGCTCAAAAAG ACAGGTGATCCGGTCGAAGAGCGTTACAAGGAATGGACAGAGAGAGGTCCTGCCATTGATCAACTGGCTTATTGTATTAATAGTTTCAGAGAAGCGGTTTTGTCCAACGCTCCCAAATTTGATCAAATTGATTTAGCTGAAAAGCAGAAGGCAATGTCAAAAAGTATACTTGCTTTCGCACCTGACCAG GTAATAAATGAATGTGGAGAAGCAGAAAGCATGGTTATGGGAGAAGAAACAGCAGCAGGATGCTTTACCTAA
- the LOC135678500 gene encoding heat shock 70 kDa protein 15-like isoform X2, giving the protein MVSRSISSTAERVQAPSRSPSLLLDNVHESFPFSIALSWKGSAPDSLTIGSENQQSSVVFPKGNPIPSVKALAFYRSTTFTVDVVYADVGDMQVPAKISTYTISPFRTSKDERAKLKVKVWLNLHGIVSIEPATMLEEEEVEVATSEVAELTKLKFRKRRAGKPLCL; this is encoded by the exons ATGGTCAGCAGGTCGATCTCGTCCACCGCAGAGAGAGTGCAGGCTCCAAGTAGAAGTCCGAGTCTACTGCTAGATAAT GTTCATGAGAGTTTCCCTTTTTCAATAGCGCTGTCATGGAAAGGATCTGCCCCTGATTCTCTGACCATTGGTTCAGAAAACCAGCAGAGTTCAGTTGTTTTTCCGAAAGGGAATCCAATCCCAAGTGTCAAAGCTCTTGCATTTTATAGATCTACTACTTTCACAGTTGATGTTGTGTATGCTGATGTGGGTGATATGCAAGTTCCAGCAAAAATTAGCACATACACA ATTAGTCCTTTCCGGACCAGCAAAGACGAGCGTGCTAAGTTGAAAGTAAAAGTTTGGTTGAATCTCCATGGAATTGTTTCTATTGAGCCAGCCACT ATGTTGGAAGAAGAGGAAGTTGAAGTTGCAACATCGGAAGTGGCAGAGCTGACAAA GTTGAAGTTTCGGAAAAGAAGGGCAGGAAAACCATTGTGCCTGTGA
- the LOC135678500 gene encoding heat shock 70 kDa protein 15-like isoform X1, which yields MGQRFHRRAPLDHQTLFPSSLQLRARLLPVVSPYHQQVHESFPFSIALSWKGSAPDSLTIGSENQQSSVVFPKGNPIPSVKALAFYRSTTFTVDVVYADVGDMQVPAKISTYTISPFRTSKDERAKLKVKVWLNLHGIVSIEPATMLEEEEVEVATSEVAELTKLKFRKRRAGKPLCL from the exons ATGGGACAGCGCTTTCACCGGCGAGCACCACTCGACCACCAGACCTTGTTCCCCTCCTCCCTCCAGCTCCGCGCCCGCCTCCTACCTGTTGTCTCGCCGTACCACCAACAG GTTCATGAGAGTTTCCCTTTTTCAATAGCGCTGTCATGGAAAGGATCTGCCCCTGATTCTCTGACCATTGGTTCAGAAAACCAGCAGAGTTCAGTTGTTTTTCCGAAAGGGAATCCAATCCCAAGTGTCAAAGCTCTTGCATTTTATAGATCTACTACTTTCACAGTTGATGTTGTGTATGCTGATGTGGGTGATATGCAAGTTCCAGCAAAAATTAGCACATACACA ATTAGTCCTTTCCGGACCAGCAAAGACGAGCGTGCTAAGTTGAAAGTAAAAGTTTGGTTGAATCTCCATGGAATTGTTTCTATTGAGCCAGCCACT ATGTTGGAAGAAGAGGAAGTTGAAGTTGCAACATCGGAAGTGGCAGAGCTGACAAA GTTGAAGTTTCGGAAAAGAAGGGCAGGAAAACCATTGTGCCTGTGA